Proteins from a genomic interval of Clostridium sp. 'deep sea':
- a CDS encoding YbaB/EbfC family nucleoid-associated protein, with translation MRKNFGGGGKSMSKLMKQAQKMQADMAKAQEELGNKTIEVVVGGGAIKAVVNGHKQLQELVIQPDVVDPEDVEMLQDMLIAAVNEALEKAEKMAQDTMGKITGGLPGIF, from the coding sequence ATGCGTAAGAACTTTGGTGGTGGAGGAAAAAGTATGAGTAAGCTAATGAAGCAAGCTCAAAAAATGCAAGCAGATATGGCGAAAGCCCAAGAAGAGCTTGGTAATAAAACCATAGAAGTAGTTGTTGGTGGTGGTGCTATTAAAGCTGTAGTAAATGGCCATAAACAGCTTCAAGAATTAGTTATACAACCTGATGTAGTAGATCCAGAAGATGTTGAGATGTTGCAAGATATGCTAATTGCAGCTGTAAATGAAGCCCTAGAAAAAGCTGAAAAAATGGCTCAAGATACTATGGGTAAAATTACAGGTGGTTTACCAGGTATATTTTAA
- the nifJ gene encoding pyruvate:ferredoxin (flavodoxin) oxidoreductase, with the protein MAKRTMKTMDGNSAAAYISYAFTDVAAIFPITPSSDMAQHVDAWAAHGKKNIFGEPVKVVEMQSEAGAAGAVHGSLQAGALTTTYTASQGLLLMIPNMYKIAGELLPGVFHVSARSVATQALSIFGDHSDVMATRQTGYAILSSGSVQEVMDLGGVAHLSSIKTRVPFLHFFDGFRTSHEIQKIEVMDYEDLKPLVDWDKVKEFRHNALNPEHPVTRGTAENPDIFFQARESCNKFYDAVPAVVEDYMKEISRITGRTYKPFNYVGAPDADKVIIAMGSVVETIEETVEYLVSQGEKVGLVKVRLYRPFSAEHFMSAMPKTVKKIAVLDRTKEPGAPGEPLYLDVRSLYFGKENAPTVVGGRYGLSSKDTTPSQIKAVFENLKLDTPKDQFTIGIVDDVTFTSLDVKETIVTEDKDTVRCKFWGLGSDGTVGANKNAIKIIGDKTDMYAQGYFAYDSKKSGGVTVSHLRFGKNPIRSTYFINEADYLACHNPSYVKQYDLLQGLVQNGNFVLNCKWDSIEELNENLPASMKQYIAKNNINFYTVDATKIANGVGLGNRINMIMQTIFFKVSNVIDFNKAVSYLKEAVVKSYGTKGQKIVDMNHRGIDAATEGLTKVEIPADWATAVDGEKAERVAPDFIKNVVDVINKQKGDTLPVSTFVGREDGTFPQGTAAYEKRGIAVTVPEWQIDNCIQCNQCAFVCPHSAIRPFLLNEEEKKNAPESFKPKKATGKQLAGYEYRMQVTTLDCTGCGNCADICPAKKPALIMKPLDTQVNTEVPNWEYAANNVSYKADLMDVGSVKGSQFAQPLFEFSGACAGCGETPYIKVITQLFGDRMLIANATGCSSIWGGSAPSTPYCKNAEGKGPAWANSLFEDNAEYGYGMYLGINAIRNQIETAAKSLLELNVAEEVKAPFKAWIENKNDAKASKAATLDILRVLNDNKVTDEKAKELLSIIDDRKDQLIKKSVWIVGGDGWSYDIGYGGLDHVIASGDDVNILVFDTEVYSNTGGQASKATPTAAVAKFAASGKKIRKKDLGLIATNYGYVYVAQVAMGADKNQFMKAIKEAEAYPGPSLIIAYSPCINHGLRVGMGKSQLRIKQAVDAGYWHMWRFNPELSKEGKNPFVLDSKEPKADFQEFLMGEVRYTSLKATFPEIADELFAQAEKDAKDRYTKYKRLSEMKYE; encoded by the coding sequence ATGGCTAAAAGAACCATGAAAACAATGGATGGTAATAGTGCAGCGGCTTATATTTCATACGCATTTACAGATGTTGCTGCAATTTTCCCAATAACCCCATCATCAGATATGGCACAGCATGTTGATGCATGGGCAGCACATGGCAAGAAAAATATTTTCGGTGAGCCAGTAAAGGTAGTAGAAATGCAGTCAGAGGCGGGAGCAGCTGGTGCTGTTCATGGTTCACTGCAAGCAGGCGCATTAACAACAACATATACAGCTTCACAGGGATTATTATTAATGATTCCTAACATGTATAAAATTGCTGGTGAGTTATTACCAGGTGTATTCCATGTAAGTGCTCGTTCAGTAGCTACACAAGCACTATCAATCTTTGGCGATCATTCAGATGTAATGGCTACTCGCCAAACTGGATACGCTATTCTATCTTCAGGTAGTGTACAAGAAGTTATGGATTTAGGTGGCGTTGCTCATTTAAGTTCAATTAAAACTCGTGTACCTTTCTTACATTTCTTTGATGGATTTAGAACATCTCATGAAATTCAAAAGATTGAAGTTATGGATTACGAAGACCTTAAACCTCTAGTTGATTGGGACAAAGTAAAAGAGTTCCGTCATAATGCTTTAAATCCAGAGCATCCAGTAACAAGAGGTACTGCTGAAAACCCAGATATTTTCTTCCAAGCACGTGAATCTTGCAACAAATTCTACGATGCAGTTCCTGCTGTTGTAGAAGATTATATGAAAGAAATTAGCAGAATTACAGGTAGAACATATAAGCCATTTAACTATGTAGGTGCTCCAGATGCAGATAAAGTTATAATTGCAATGGGTTCTGTAGTTGAAACAATTGAAGAAACAGTTGAATACTTAGTTTCTCAAGGCGAAAAAGTTGGTTTAGTTAAAGTACGTTTATATCGTCCTTTCTCTGCTGAACACTTTATGTCTGCTATGCCTAAAACAGTTAAGAAAATTGCTGTTTTAGATAGAACAAAAGAGCCAGGTGCTCCTGGTGAGCCATTATACCTAGACGTTCGTTCTTTATACTTCGGTAAAGAAAACGCTCCTACTGTTGTAGGTGGACGTTATGGTTTAAGTTCAAAAGATACAACACCTTCTCAAATTAAAGCTGTATTTGAGAATTTAAAATTAGATACACCTAAAGACCAATTTACAATTGGTATTGTGGATGATGTTACATTTACTTCTTTAGATGTTAAAGAAACAATCGTAACAGAAGATAAAGACACAGTACGCTGTAAGTTCTGGGGTTTAGGATCAGATGGTACTGTTGGAGCTAATAAAAACGCTATTAAAATTATTGGTGATAAAACAGATATGTACGCTCAAGGTTACTTTGCATACGATTCAAAGAAATCTGGTGGTGTAACAGTTTCTCACTTGCGTTTTGGTAAAAATCCTATTCGCTCAACATACTTTATAAATGAAGCTGACTATCTTGCTTGTCATAATCCATCTTATGTAAAGCAATATGACTTACTACAAGGCTTAGTTCAAAATGGAAACTTTGTATTGAACTGTAAGTGGGATTCTATTGAAGAGTTAAATGAAAACTTACCTGCTTCAATGAAACAATACATTGCGAAAAATAATATTAACTTCTACACAGTAGATGCTACAAAAATTGCCAATGGTGTAGGCCTTGGAAACCGCATTAACATGATAATGCAAACAATTTTCTTTAAAGTATCTAACGTTATTGATTTTAATAAAGCTGTAAGTTACTTAAAAGAAGCTGTAGTTAAGTCTTATGGTACCAAGGGACAAAAAATAGTAGATATGAACCACCGTGGTATTGATGCCGCAACAGAGGGTCTAACTAAAGTAGAAATACCTGCAGATTGGGCTACTGCTGTAGATGGAGAAAAAGCAGAAAGAGTTGCTCCTGATTTCATTAAAAACGTTGTAGACGTTATTAATAAACAAAAAGGTGATACTTTACCTGTAAGTACTTTTGTAGGTAGAGAAGATGGTACATTCCCACAGGGTACAGCTGCTTATGAAAAACGTGGTATTGCTGTAACTGTTCCTGAGTGGCAAATAGATAATTGTATTCAGTGTAACCAATGTGCGTTTGTATGTCCTCATTCAGCAATTCGTCCTTTCTTATTAAACGAAGAAGAAAAGAAGAATGCTCCTGAATCATTTAAACCAAAAAAAGCTACTGGTAAACAGTTAGCTGGTTACGAATACAGAATGCAAGTTACAACTTTAGATTGTACAGGTTGCGGAAACTGCGCAGATATTTGCCCAGCTAAAAAACCTGCATTAATTATGAAGCCTTTAGATACCCAAGTTAATACAGAAGTTCCTAACTGGGAATATGCTGCTAACAATGTATCTTATAAAGCTGATTTAATGGATGTTGGATCAGTTAAAGGAAGTCAATTTGCCCAGCCATTATTTGAGTTCTCTGGCGCTTGTGCTGGTTGTGGTGAAACACCTTATATTAAAGTTATTACTCAATTATTTGGTGACCGTATGCTTATAGCTAATGCTACAGGTTGTTCATCAATTTGGGGTGGCTCTGCACCTTCTACACCTTACTGTAAGAATGCAGAAGGCAAAGGTCCAGCATGGGCTAACTCTTTATTTGAGGATAATGCTGAATATGGTTATGGAATGTATTTAGGTATTAATGCTATTCGTAATCAAATTGAAACTGCTGCTAAATCATTATTAGAGTTAAATGTTGCTGAAGAAGTTAAGGCTCCATTTAAGGCTTGGATTGAAAATAAGAACGATGCTAAAGCATCTAAAGCAGCTACCTTAGATATTTTAAGAGTATTAAATGATAATAAAGTAACTGATGAAAAAGCAAAAGAACTACTTTCTATCATTGATGATCGTAAAGATCAATTAATTAAAAAGTCTGTATGGATTGTTGGTGGAGATGGCTGGTCTTATGATATTGGTTACGGTGGATTAGATCATGTTATTGCTTCTGGCGATGATGTTAATATCTTAGTATTTGATACTGAGGTTTACTCTAATACTGGTGGTCAGGCTTCTAAAGCTACACCTACAGCGGCAGTTGCTAAGTTTGCAGCTTCTGGTAAAAAAATACGTAAAAAAGACCTTGGTTTAATCGCTACAAACTACGGTTATGTATATGTTGCTCAAGTTGCTATGGGCGCAGATAAAAACCAGTTTATGAAAGCAATTAAAGAAGCAGAAGCTTATCCAGGTCCATCATTAATAATTGCTTACTCACCATGTATTAACCATGGTTTACGCGTTGGTATGGGTAAGTCTCAATTACGTATTAAACAAGCTGTTGACGCTGGTTACTGGCATATGTGGAGATTTAACCCTGAGCTTTCTAAAGAAGGCAAGAATCCATTTGTATTAGATTCTAAAGAGCCAAAGGCAGATTTCCAAGAGTTCTTAATGGGTGAGGTTCGTTACACATCACTTAAAGCAACTTTCCCAGAGATAGCTGATGAGCTATTTGCTCAAGCTGAGAAAGATGCAAAAGACAGATATACAAAATACAAGCGTTTATCAGAAATGAAATACGAATAA
- a CDS encoding pro-sigmaK processing inhibitor BofA family protein, which yields MLDNLSSITVNPQLIIAFIGGIVVVYLAIRFLSLPLKILSKAGIILSKGVLAVLVVNVVGQFFNYIIPFNLANILITGSLGWPGLVTVIAIKHLLA from the coding sequence ATGTTAGACAACTTATCTTCAATCACAGTTAATCCACAATTAATAATTGCATTTATTGGAGGAATAGTGGTTGTTTACTTAGCTATAAGGTTTTTATCTTTACCGCTTAAAATACTTAGTAAAGCAGGTATTATTTTATCTAAAGGTGTACTTGCTGTATTGGTAGTTAATGTTGTTGGACAATTCTTTAACTATATAATACCTTTTAATCTTGCTAATATCTTAATTACAGGTAGCTTAGGTTGGCCAGGTTTAGTAACGGTTATAGCCATAAAACATTTGCTTGCATAA
- a CDS encoding DUF2508 family protein, with protein sequence MDWKKFIDRLYVKNQQNSHDTKNQELLNEVIKAREEWQQAHKYFNSVSEDGLTDHAIMMCQAAEQKYIYLLRLAKQEGVVNNNISIS encoded by the coding sequence ATGGATTGGAAAAAATTTATTGACAGATTATATGTTAAAAATCAGCAAAATAGCCACGATACTAAAAATCAAGAATTATTGAATGAAGTCATAAAAGCACGTGAAGAATGGCAACAGGCTCATAAATATTTTAATAGCGTGAGTGAAGATGGTTTAACAGACCACGCCATAATGATGTGCCAAGCCGCAGAGCAAAAATATATTTATTTGCTACGCTTAGCAAAACAAGAGGGCGTAGTTAACAATAATATTAGTATAAGTTAG
- the recR gene encoding recombination mediator RecR: protein MTAKYPVALTRLIHHLMQLPGVGPKSAVRIAFHILNMPEQSVADLAEVMVNARNNIQMCKQCANLSEQDICSLCSDPNRNKNTICVVESPRDVNAIEATHEYNGLYHVLHGVISPLENVGPEELHVYQLLDRIDQESINEVIIATSPSVEGEATAMFLARLIKPLDIKVTRIAYGIPMGTDLEAVDEITLGKALQGRREIL, encoded by the coding sequence ATGACTGCTAAATACCCAGTAGCTTTAACAAGATTAATTCATCACCTAATGCAGTTACCGGGTGTTGGCCCCAAATCTGCAGTAAGAATAGCTTTTCATATTTTAAATATGCCAGAGCAAAGTGTAGCAGATTTAGCAGAGGTAATGGTTAATGCCCGTAATAATATTCAAATGTGCAAACAATGTGCCAATTTATCTGAGCAAGATATTTGCTCACTTTGTAGTGACCCCAATCGCAATAAAAATACAATTTGTGTTGTGGAGTCACCTCGTGATGTTAATGCAATTGAAGCTACTCATGAATATAACGGACTTTACCATGTGTTACATGGTGTAATTTCTCCTTTAGAAAATGTAGGACCCGAAGAACTTCATGTGTATCAGTTATTAGATAGAATAGATCAGGAGTCTATTAATGAAGTAATAATTGCTACAAGTCCTTCAGTAGAGGGCGAAGCTACAGCAATGTTTTTGGCTCGTTTAATAAAACCTTTAGATATAAAGGTAACCCGAATTGCTTATGGTATACCAATGGGCACTGATTTAGAAGCAGTGGATGAAATTACATTAGGTAAGGCACTACAAGGAAGAAGAGAAATTTTATAA
- a CDS encoding serine hydrolase domain-containing protein, whose amino-acid sequence MTRYLNKAEINEIITETNFSGVAQVLHKGEIIYSHVKGFADRSNELPININTRFGIASGTKLFTALAIGLLIDRGKLNLNSQVFDIIKIRDKFPNYNKNVTIAQLLSHTSGLPDYFDEELIEDFDNFKLAIPWHELKEPYHYFEVFPHRDMKSKPGEKFSYNNGGYVLLAAVIAKISGISYSEFVTNQLFKKNNMNSTGFYPLNCLPKNTAYGYVDTDTGWYTNIYNLPIVGAGDGGAFTCVNDLTKLWQALFNNEILSPKLTAEYCKKHAKDTENRYYGYGMWLYNYPSCQLEYIMGCDAGVSFQSGVIRERDLEFSVISNTTNGAWSVVKAIKNALTK is encoded by the coding sequence TTGACTAGGTATTTAAATAAAGCTGAAATAAATGAAATTATTACAGAAACAAACTTTTCAGGGGTGGCTCAAGTATTACATAAAGGAGAAATTATATATTCACATGTAAAGGGTTTTGCTGATAGGAGTAACGAATTGCCCATTAATATTAATACCCGTTTTGGTATTGCATCGGGTACAAAATTATTTACGGCTTTAGCTATCGGTTTGTTAATAGATAGGGGCAAGTTAAACTTAAACTCTCAGGTTTTTGATATTATAAAAATAAGAGATAAGTTTCCCAATTATAATAAAAATGTAACAATAGCTCAACTGTTGTCTCATACATCTGGTTTACCAGACTATTTTGATGAAGAGCTAATTGAAGACTTTGATAACTTTAAACTAGCTATTCCTTGGCATGAACTAAAAGAGCCTTATCATTATTTCGAGGTTTTTCCACATAGAGATATGAAGTCTAAGCCTGGAGAAAAGTTTTCTTATAACAATGGCGGTTATGTGTTATTAGCTGCTGTAATAGCTAAAATCTCAGGAATAAGCTATAGTGAGTTTGTAACAAATCAATTGTTTAAAAAAAATAACATGAATTCAACTGGTTTTTACCCCTTAAACTGTTTACCAAAAAACACAGCCTATGGCTATGTGGATACGGATACTGGCTGGTATACCAATATATACAATCTGCCGATAGTAGGAGCAGGGGATGGGGGAGCTTTTACCTGCGTAAATGATCTCACAAAGCTCTGGCAGGCCCTTTTTAATAATGAAATACTATCGCCTAAACTAACAGCCGAATACTGTAAAAAGCATGCTAAAGATACTGAAAACCGCTACTATGGTTATGGTATGTGGCTTTATAATTACCCTAGTTGTCAGCTAGAGTATATAATGGGTTGCGATGCAGGGGTATCTTTTCAATCGGGTGTAATAAGGGAGCGTGATTTAGAGTTTTCGGTAATTAGTAATACTACTAATGGGGCTTGGAGTGTAGTAAAAGCTATAAAAAATGCTTTAACTAAATAA
- a CDS encoding PLDc N-terminal domain-containing protein, translating into MGNTMELLNLLWPIIVVQLAMQVFCLVKLFKTGSRNLSKLWWTLIIIILSILGPVVFLLFGINRGDSHDFS; encoded by the coding sequence ATGGGAAATACTATGGAGTTACTAAATTTATTATGGCCAATAATTGTTGTTCAATTAGCTATGCAGGTCTTTTGCTTAGTGAAATTGTTTAAAACTGGCAGTAGAAACCTCAGCAAATTATGGTGGACACTCATAATAATTATTTTAAGTATTTTAGGACCTGTTGTGTTTTTACTCTTTGGTATAAACAGAGGAGACAGCCATGATTTCAGTTAA
- a CDS encoding ABC transporter ATP-binding protein, which produces MISVKNLCKSYGQHQVLKGLTLSVKTEQNKGTIYGFLGKNGAGKTTTMNILNGLAKFNAGECYVLGTKLTAHTRQQLNSVAYLPESPGLYPYMTGKEYLDFIGYLKTKDKTEVKKRTTEMLELTSLQHAKNKRIGGYSRGMKQRIAMAAAMYHKPKLIFLDEPTSALDPQGRKDVLKLLQHLRETGCSIFLSTHILSDVEKVCDTIGILHNGKLLLEENMRSLMKNQVSIAYTITFKDKITKNTFNTISNYPYVKELKVTENELIVWLKDNVANILLKNLGNIEQEIESCAKRKPNLEDIFINTLSK; this is translated from the coding sequence ATGATTTCAGTTAAAAATTTATGTAAGTCTTATGGTCAACATCAAGTATTAAAGGGCTTAACTCTTAGCGTTAAAACCGAGCAGAATAAAGGAACTATTTATGGCTTTTTAGGGAAAAATGGCGCTGGCAAAACTACTACCATGAATATCTTAAATGGCTTAGCCAAATTCAATGCTGGTGAATGTTACGTACTAGGTACAAAGTTAACCGCCCACACTCGCCAACAGCTTAATAGTGTTGCTTATTTGCCTGAATCACCAGGATTATATCCTTACATGACTGGTAAAGAGTACCTAGATTTTATAGGTTATTTAAAAACTAAAGATAAAACTGAGGTTAAAAAAAGAACCACTGAAATGTTAGAGCTTACATCTTTACAACATGCTAAAAATAAACGTATTGGGGGTTATTCAAGAGGCATGAAGCAACGGATTGCTATGGCTGCAGCTATGTACCATAAACCTAAGCTTATATTTTTAGATGAACCGACATCGGCACTTGACCCTCAAGGAAGAAAAGATGTTTTAAAACTACTACAGCATTTAAGAGAAACAGGATGCTCAATATTTTTATCCACCCATATCTTAAGTGATGTAGAAAAGGTCTGTGATACAATTGGCATTTTACACAATGGCAAGCTATTACTAGAAGAAAACATGCGTAGCCTAATGAAAAACCAAGTAAGTATAGCTTACACCATTACATTTAAAGATAAGATAACAAAAAACACTTTTAATACCATAAGTAACTACCCCTATGTTAAAGAGTTAAAAGTAACTGAAAATGAGCTAATTGTATGGCTAAAAGATAATGTAGCTAATATTTTATTAAAGAACTTAGGTAATATAGAACAAGAAATTGAGTCTTGTGCTAAAAGAAAGCCTAATCTGGAGGATATTTTTATTAACACCTTAAGTAAATAA
- the dnaX gene encoding DNA polymerase III subunit gamma/tau — protein sequence MGYQALYRQLRPLKFEDVLGQAHITKTLSNAVKNNFIAHAYLFAGPRGVGKTSTARILARAINCLHQEVIVPCNECLVCKNILESRSLDVIEIDAASNNGVDEIRDLREKVKYAPANCRYKVYIIDEVHMLSTAAFNALLKTLEEPPAHVIFILATTEAHKIPATIKSRCQRFDFHRINKDFIKSHIQQVATDLGATISKEALDLITRASDGAMRDAISILDQCLAYSENNINLKIVMDLLGAVDDKAFYLITESIISNNVVNALEQVAKVYDQGHSLEQFLVDYLHYLRSLLELQVGINNNEIVLEDISLVNKQAKDISRDHLYVLIHSIVKAVNDIKYAKNQRLVVELAILESQYITGFSLTELAARVTVLEKQTRNGEIVSVSTSKQEEQVNNISYSDFKKEIEQQVVKNETANEQAVIAEPLVSKSYEPIKQTKSQISLSSIERNWNDILAKVKEQDVITNALLKNAKPLQFENMNLVLQFSDDFHKDQVTSSLKKNIIETVLESVLGDKVNIKGVLQKASKPKKNEVVEKPKVDIVQTAIEIFSGKIVSKEN from the coding sequence ATGGGATATCAGGCCTTGTATAGGCAATTACGACCATTAAAATTTGAAGATGTGTTAGGACAAGCACATATTACTAAAACCTTAAGTAATGCTGTAAAAAATAACTTCATAGCTCATGCTTATTTATTTGCTGGACCTCGTGGAGTTGGTAAAACAAGTACTGCTCGTATTTTAGCAAGGGCCATAAATTGTTTGCATCAAGAAGTTATAGTACCCTGCAATGAGTGTTTGGTTTGTAAAAACATATTAGAAAGCCGCTCACTCGATGTAATAGAAATAGATGCTGCCTCCAATAATGGAGTTGACGAAATAAGGGATTTACGTGAAAAGGTTAAGTATGCCCCAGCTAATTGTAGATACAAGGTTTATATTATAGATGAGGTACATATGTTATCTACTGCCGCCTTTAACGCTTTACTTAAAACCCTCGAAGAGCCACCAGCTCATGTTATTTTTATATTAGCTACAACCGAAGCTCATAAAATACCTGCAACCATAAAATCACGTTGTCAACGCTTTGATTTTCATAGAATAAATAAGGATTTTATCAAAAGCCATATACAGCAAGTAGCAACTGACTTAGGAGCTACAATATCTAAAGAAGCCCTTGATTTAATAACACGTGCGTCTGATGGTGCTATGCGTGATGCCATAAGTATTTTAGATCAATGTTTAGCATATAGTGAAAACAATATTAACCTTAAAATAGTTATGGATTTATTAGGTGCAGTAGACGATAAAGCCTTTTATCTAATAACAGAAAGTATTATTTCCAACAATGTAGTGAATGCTTTAGAGCAAGTAGCTAAAGTTTATGATCAAGGCCATAGCTTAGAGCAGTTTTTAGTAGACTATTTACACTACTTACGTAGTTTATTAGAGCTACAGGTGGGTATAAATAATAATGAAATAGTTCTAGAGGATATTTCACTAGTTAATAAACAGGCTAAAGATATTTCAAGAGATCATTTGTATGTACTCATACACTCAATAGTAAAAGCTGTGAATGACATAAAGTATGCCAAAAATCAGCGTTTAGTAGTTGAATTAGCTATTTTAGAGAGCCAGTATATAACAGGATTTTCTCTTACAGAGTTAGCTGCTCGTGTTACTGTGTTAGAAAAACAAACTCGAAATGGTGAAATAGTTAGTGTAAGTACTTCTAAACAGGAAGAGCAAGTTAATAATATTAGTTATAGTGACTTTAAAAAAGAAATTGAACAGCAGGTAGTAAAAAATGAAACTGCAAATGAGCAAGCCGTTATAGCTGAGCCACTAGTTAGTAAGAGTTATGAACCAATTAAACAAACTAAGTCACAGATATCACTATCTTCAATTGAGCGCAATTGGAATGATATTTTAGCAAAGGTTAAAGAGCAAGATGTTATAACAAATGCTTTACTTAAAAACGCAAAACCATTACAATTTGAGAACATGAATTTAGTATTGCAGTTTAGTGATGATTTTCATAAAGATCAGGTCACAAGCAGTTTAAAGAAAAACATAATAGAAACTGTTCTTGAATCAGTTTTAGGCGATAAAGTAAATATTAAAGGTGTTTTGCAAAAGGCTTCAAAACCAAAAAAGAATGAAGTAGTTGAAAAACCTAAAGTCGATATTGTGCAAACTGCAATAGAGATTTTTAGTGGTAAAATAGTTTCAAAAGAAAATTAG